In Streptomyces sp. RFCAC02, the following proteins share a genomic window:
- a CDS encoding LLM class F420-dependent oxidoreductase, giving the protein MDLRIFTEPQQGASYDTLLTVAKATEDLGFDAFFRSDHYLHMGDGDGLPGPTDAWITLAGLARETSRIRLGTLMTAATFRLPGVLAIQVAQVDAMSGGRVELGLGAGWFAEEHTAYGIPFPKAKFPRLEEQLAIVTGLWATPVGETFSHEGEHYRLTDSPALPKPAQAKVPVLIGGMGKETTPRLAARYADEFNIPFGSVEDSAAQFGRVREAAEKAGRAPGDLVYSNALVACVGKDDAEVARRAAAIGRDVEELKRNGLAGTPGEVVERIGRFAEIGSSRIYFQILDLSDLDHLDVIASQVAPQLS; this is encoded by the coding sequence ATGGATCTGCGCATCTTCACCGAACCCCAGCAGGGCGCCTCGTACGACACCCTCCTGACCGTCGCCAAGGCCACCGAGGACCTGGGCTTCGACGCCTTCTTCCGCTCCGACCACTACCTGCACATGGGCGACGGCGACGGCCTCCCGGGCCCGACCGACGCCTGGATCACCCTGGCCGGCCTCGCGCGGGAGACCAGCCGCATCCGGCTCGGCACGCTGATGACGGCCGCCACGTTCCGGCTGCCCGGCGTGCTGGCGATCCAGGTGGCGCAGGTCGACGCCATGTCCGGCGGTCGGGTCGAACTGGGCCTGGGCGCCGGCTGGTTCGCCGAGGAGCACACGGCGTACGGCATCCCGTTCCCGAAGGCCAAGTTCCCGCGCCTGGAGGAGCAGCTCGCGATCGTCACCGGGCTGTGGGCGACGCCGGTGGGGGAGACGTTCTCCCACGAGGGCGAGCACTACCGGCTCACCGACTCGCCCGCGCTGCCGAAGCCGGCGCAGGCGAAGGTCCCGGTGCTGATCGGCGGCATGGGCAAGGAGACGACGCCGCGCCTGGCCGCCCGTTACGCGGACGAGTTCAACATCCCGTTCGGGTCGGTCGAGGACAGCGCCGCGCAGTTCGGGCGGGTGCGGGAGGCGGCCGAGAAGGCGGGGCGCGCCCCCGGTGACCTGGTGTACTCCAACGCGCTCGTGGCCTGCGTGGGCAAGGACGACGCGGAGGTCGCACGGCGCGCGGCGGCCATCGGGCGCGACGTGGAGGAGCTGAAGCGCAACGGTCTCGCCGGCACGCCGGGTGAGGTCGTGGAGCGGATCGGCCGGTTCGCCGAGATCGGCTCGTCCCGCATCTACTTCCAGATCCTCGACCTGTCCGACCTCGACCACCTCGACGTGATCGCGTCGCAGGTCGCGCCGCAGCTTTCGTGA
- a CDS encoding type VII secretion protein EccE, translated as MKAARNRRGGTAGAVPQGARREPVRFGRGRLVAVEAGLGGIATGVALQSTWGWTLTGAGALVVAGGLARLRGQWADQRLLDGQRRRALAAPPPAAGRPAGDGDLGVVHTLLPSLDVTEVADRNAAGAGRAGQALPGGTQGLGVLADGRGCAAVVAFPGGTLPALPAGEIGRWLAEDPARPAAAQLVVEQFGLPPWDFHYRYQPTVAYRQLPTGGRPIAVRSWLVVRYEPFDAPEAADRRGGGTPGARAALAAATARLRARLESLGAPGVPLNGDALRALLRQTGDASGEGRALPGSWAGNAATHCTVTAEVRTQADWGRLLTGLASCTADRVVTAATLTREGGGLRVVTAVRVVSTAAQHAAAERDRLIATGLVGPPAADQAAGLLATLPVAYPSRSLVEATGLFGGGPAAPAGATATAGRSAR; from the coding sequence ATGAAGGCCGCGCGAAACCGTCGGGGCGGTACCGCCGGTGCCGTCCCGCAGGGTGCACGCCGTGAGCCGGTGCGCTTCGGGCGTGGCCGGCTCGTGGCCGTCGAGGCCGGGCTCGGCGGGATCGCCACCGGCGTCGCCCTCCAGAGCACCTGGGGCTGGACCCTGACCGGCGCGGGCGCCCTCGTCGTCGCCGGCGGTCTTGCGCGCCTGCGCGGCCAGTGGGCCGACCAGCGTCTCCTGGACGGGCAGCGGCGGCGCGCCCTCGCGGCCCCCCCGCCCGCCGCCGGGCGGCCGGCCGGCGACGGCGATCTCGGCGTCGTCCACACCCTGCTGCCCTCGCTCGACGTCACCGAGGTCGCCGACCGCAACGCGGCGGGCGCCGGGCGCGCCGGCCAGGCACTCCCCGGCGGCACGCAGGGCCTCGGCGTCCTGGCGGACGGGCGCGGCTGCGCGGCCGTCGTCGCCTTCCCCGGCGGCACGCTGCCCGCGCTGCCGGCGGGGGAGATCGGCCGCTGGCTCGCGGAGGACCCGGCGCGGCCGGCCGCTGCGCAGCTCGTCGTCGAGCAGTTCGGCCTGCCCCCGTGGGACTTCCACTACCGCTACCAGCCGACCGTCGCCTACCGGCAGCTGCCGACCGGCGGCCGGCCGATCGCCGTGCGGTCGTGGCTGGTCGTGCGGTACGAGCCGTTCGACGCGCCCGAGGCCGCCGACCGGCGCGGCGGCGGCACCCCCGGCGCGCGCGCCGCGCTCGCGGCCGCGACCGCGCGCCTGCGCGCCCGTCTGGAGAGCCTGGGCGCCCCCGGGGTACCGCTCAACGGCGACGCCCTGCGCGCCCTGCTCCGGCAGACCGGCGACGCCTCGGGCGAGGGCCGCGCCCTGCCGGGGAGCTGGGCGGGCAACGCCGCCACCCACTGCACGGTCACCGCCGAGGTCCGCACCCAGGCCGACTGGGGCCGGCTGCTGACCGGCCTCGCGTCCTGCACGGCCGACCGTGTCGTCACCGCCGCGACCCTGACGCGCGAGGGCGGCGGCCTGCGGGTCGTCACCGCCGTCCGGGTCGTGTCCACCGCCGCCCAGCACGCGGCGGCCGAACGGGACCGGCTCATCGCCACCGGGCTGGTCGGCCCGCCTGCCGCCGACCAGGCGGCGGGGCTGCTCGCGACGCTGCCGGTGGCGTACCCGTCCCGGTCCCTCGTCGAGGCCACCGGGCTCTTCGGCGGCGGGCCGGCCGCACCGGCCGGCGCCACCGCCACGGCAGGCAGGAGTGCCCGATGA
- the eccB gene encoding type VII secretion protein EccB, giving the protein MASTREQAEAYAYENRRRTTSLIRGADEARTDPRRRLNRGVGGGIAIGILIMAGFGIAGWLGGGQGPDLPDSGAVLADGRPYVVVDGVVHPALNLTSALLAGGGQQTEVRESVIDDAPRGLPVGIPGAPDAVPDADDLTTDPWTLCAVPSETGGEPTRTALYVSVPGIAPAEDAPSATVLGQTEDGRLWLLTEGRRYALEPGIRDLLGLGRVVPEQLPVWFVETLPEGNEITVPATGGGTGDAPAAHLPFDAVVDDVAHTELDGANPQYYLVRPDGLVNVSELEYTLLAANAPQTHTISTAEAARAPRSEERAFGEDQWPDAVPRADDPGRDQPVCVSTAPGSRAGDTPWQAALHLPDALPEPEGLEPVTATGGADIGELTQIWMPTGTGVLVRATTSSGEGGTYTLVTDSGTAFPLASPDAVERLGYDPQDALPLPRGYVGLLPTGVTLDPEAAGIEHTGAVAEDATAEGGDA; this is encoded by the coding sequence ATGGCCAGTACACGCGAGCAGGCGGAGGCGTACGCCTACGAGAACCGCCGCAGGACCACCAGCCTCATCCGGGGCGCCGACGAGGCGCGCACCGATCCGCGCCGCCGGCTGAACCGGGGCGTCGGCGGCGGCATCGCCATCGGCATCCTCATCATGGCCGGCTTCGGCATCGCCGGCTGGCTCGGCGGCGGACAGGGCCCCGACCTGCCCGACAGCGGCGCCGTCCTCGCCGACGGGCGGCCGTACGTCGTCGTCGACGGGGTCGTCCACCCCGCGCTCAACCTCACCTCCGCGCTCCTCGCCGGGGGCGGCCAGCAGACCGAGGTGCGCGAGAGCGTCATCGACGACGCGCCGCGCGGCCTGCCGGTCGGCATCCCGGGCGCGCCGGACGCCGTACCGGACGCCGACGACCTCACGACCGACCCGTGGACCCTGTGCGCCGTCCCGTCCGAGACCGGCGGCGAGCCGACACGGACGGCGCTGTACGTCTCGGTCCCCGGCATCGCGCCCGCCGAGGACGCGCCCTCGGCGACGGTCCTCGGGCAGACGGAGGACGGCCGGCTGTGGCTGCTCACCGAGGGCCGCAGGTACGCCCTGGAGCCGGGCATCCGGGACCTGCTCGGCCTCGGGCGCGTCGTGCCCGAGCAGTTGCCGGTCTGGTTCGTCGAGACCCTGCCCGAGGGGAACGAGATCACCGTCCCCGCCACGGGCGGCGGCACCGGCGACGCCCCCGCGGCGCACCTGCCGTTCGACGCGGTCGTGGACGACGTGGCGCACACCGAGCTCGACGGCGCCAACCCGCAGTACTACCTGGTGCGGCCCGACGGGCTCGTCAACGTGTCCGAGCTGGAGTACACCCTGCTGGCCGCGAACGCGCCGCAGACGCACACCATCAGCACCGCCGAGGCGGCCCGCGCGCCGCGCTCCGAGGAGCGGGCGTTCGGCGAGGACCAGTGGCCAGACGCCGTGCCGCGCGCCGACGACCCGGGTCGCGACCAGCCCGTGTGCGTCAGCACCGCGCCCGGCAGCCGGGCCGGCGACACGCCGTGGCAGGCCGCGCTGCACCTCCCGGACGCGCTGCCCGAGCCGGAGGGCCTCGAACCGGTCACCGCCACGGGCGGCGCCGACATCGGGGAGCTGACGCAGATCTGGATGCCCACCGGGACGGGGGTGCTCGTACGGGCGACCACGTCGTCGGGCGAGGGCGGCACGTACACGCTGGTGACGGACAGCGGGACGGCGTTCCCGCTGGCGTCGCCGGACGCCGTGGAGCGGCTGGGGTACGACCCGCAGGACGCCCTGCCGCTGCCGCGCGGCTACGTGGGGCTGCTGCCGACGGGCGTGACGCTGGACCCGGAGGCGGCGGGCATCGAGCACACGGGCGCCGTCGCGGAGGACGCGACGGCCGAGGGAGGCGACGCGTGA